CTCATCTCCAGCGGCAGGGGGCGCACGGCGGGGTCGGAGACCATCAGGACGGGCCAGAGGAAGGCACCCCACTGGGTCAGGAAGGTCAGGATCGCGACCGAGGCGAACACCGGCTTCGACATCGGGACGACGATCGCGAAGAAGGTACGCCAGGGCCCCGCGCCGTCGATGCGGGCGGCCTCCTCGATGCTGGGCGGGATCGCGCGGAAGAACGTGGAGAACTGGTAGATCGAGAAGGCGTTGGCGATGAAGGGGATCGCCTGGACGTAGACGGTGTTGCGCTGCTCGTTGAACATGTAGAACAGCGGGACGGCGACCGCCTCGAACGGTACGAGCATCAGGAGCAGGACGACGGTGAAGACGGCGCCCTGGCCGCGCCAGCGCAGCCGGGTGAGGCCGTAGGCGGCCATGGAGTTGACGATCAGCCCGCCGAACACGACGACGGTGGCCAGGAGCAGTGAGATGCCCATGAAGCGCCAGAAGTAGCCGGTGGCGTCGGAGTCGAAGCTGTTGAGGACGGCCCGGTAGTTGTCGAAGGACAGGTGGGTGGGCAGGAACCCGGTCAGGCCGTTCAGGACCTGGTCGGAGGGCTTGAAGCTGCCGAGGATCAGATAGAGGACCGGCAGGACGAAGACGAACGCGAGCACGCTGAGGACGGCGTAGTCGGCGAAGCGGCGCAGGGGTGTGCGGGTCATGATCAGTCCTCGTTGCCGGGGCGGACGACGCGGCGCTGGATGAGGGTCAGGGCGACGACGATCAGGAAGAAGACGACCGTGATCGCGGCTGCCTGTCCGATGTTGTTCTGGTCGAAGGCCGTGGTCACGGCCTGGTACATCACCGTGCGGGTGGCGTCCTCGTCGAGTCCGCCGCCGTGGACGAGGACGTAGACCTGGTCGAAGACGCGGAAGGACAGCACCGAGGTGAGCATGGCGACGAACACGAGGGTGCCGCGGATGCCCGGCAGGGTGACGTGCCGGAACTGCTGCCACCGCGAGGCCCGGTCGAGTTCGGCGGCCTCGTAGAGCTCGCCGGGGATCTGCTGGAGGCCGGCGAGCAGGATGACCATCTGGAAGCCGACGCCCTGCCACACGGACAGCACGATGACCGAGGCCATGGCGGTGAGGCTGTCGCCGAGCCAGTCGAAGGCCCCCCAGTTGCCGAAACTGACCGCGTGCAGCGCCGAGTTGAGCAGGCCGTCGCCGCTGCGGGCGAGGATGAGCCGCCAGATGACCGCCACCAGGGCCATGGGGAAGACGACCGGCAGGAAGAACAGGGACCGGAAGACGCCGATGGCCTTGAGCTTGCGGTTGAGCAGGATGGCCAGCGCCAGCGCGAGACCCGTCTGCAGGGGTACGACGACCACGGCGAAGGTCAGGTTGTTCAGCAGGGCCCGCAGGAACGGGCCCGACATGTCGGGGTCGGTGAAGATGCGCCGGTACTGCTCGATGCCGAAGAAGCGCGGCGGCAGCGGCGAGCCGAGCCGCACGTTGTAGAAGGACAGGACGACGGCGTAGACGAACGGCACTGCGACGAAGGCGATCAGTCCGCCGAGAGCGGGCGCGGACATCAACAGCCCGTGCAGGGCGTCGCGGTTGGGGCGCCGGGAGCGTACGGGTTCGGGGGACGTCGGTGGTGCGCTCGGCTTCCGCCTGTCCGGTGCGGCGGGCGCGGGATTCACGATGGTCACGGTAGGGGTCCTCTTCCCGGCCGGGAGGGACGGACGCTGTCAGGGCGCGTCCGGCCCTCCCGGCTGCTGGATGCCGGCTACTGAAGCTGGTAGCCGTCGTTGTCCGAGAAGTCCTGGTCGATGGCGCGGGCGGCCTTGGCCAGCGCCGTCTTGGGGTCGGCGCCGCCGTAGACGTCGCTGAGCGCCTGGCTGAACTTGGCGGTCACCGTGGGGTATCCGGCGGTGACCGGGCGGGTC
Above is a genomic segment from Streptomyces sp. SLBN-31 containing:
- a CDS encoding carbohydrate ABC transporter permease codes for the protein MTRTPLRRFADYAVLSVLAFVFVLPVLYLILGSFKPSDQVLNGLTGFLPTHLSFDNYRAVLNSFDSDATGYFWRFMGISLLLATVVVFGGLIVNSMAAYGLTRLRWRGQGAVFTVVLLLMLVPFEAVAVPLFYMFNEQRNTVYVQAIPFIANAFSIYQFSTFFRAIPPSIEEAARIDGAGPWRTFFAIVVPMSKPVFASVAILTFLTQWGAFLWPVLMVSDPAVRPLPLEMSVFQGQMPVDWGQVLAFGVLLILPVLIVFAFFQRWFVQGVASSAVKG
- a CDS encoding carbohydrate ABC transporter permease; amino-acid sequence: MTIVNPAPAAPDRRKPSAPPTSPEPVRSRRPNRDALHGLLMSAPALGGLIAFVAVPFVYAVVLSFYNVRLGSPLPPRFFGIEQYRRIFTDPDMSGPFLRALLNNLTFAVVVVPLQTGLALALAILLNRKLKAIGVFRSLFFLPVVFPMALVAVIWRLILARSGDGLLNSALHAVSFGNWGAFDWLGDSLTAMASVIVLSVWQGVGFQMVILLAGLQQIPGELYEAAELDRASRWQQFRHVTLPGIRGTLVFVAMLTSVLSFRVFDQVYVLVHGGGLDEDATRTVMYQAVTTAFDQNNIGQAAAITVVFFLIVVALTLIQRRVVRPGNED